The following proteins come from a genomic window of Plasmodium vivax chromosome 3, whole genome shotgun sequence:
- a CDS encoding RAD protein (Pv-fam-e) (encoded by transcript PVX_001100A), producing MNERIRNLPFHCDVSKLSKQLTEEEIKGLLKSYGKSITQENAYIVFNYVYNLQRKNYNDMIEGLWKHFMELAQKYGISDDYRYSCWWKCNNELLSELMDTDHFDHLDLFTYIKGKYNNNAAFTKFIEDKMKLSNEIIEKNKEKWTKLLTERIKNKSYKK from the coding sequence ATGAATGAAAGGATTCGAAACTTACCCTTCCATTGTGATGTTTCTAAACTTTCCAAACAGCTAACAGAAGAGGAGATCAAAGGACTCCTTAAATCTTACGGCAAATCCATAACACAAGAAAACGCATATATCGTATTCAACTATGTATACAatttgcaaagaaaaaactaCAACGACATGATCGAAGGGTTGTGGAAGCACTTTATGGAATTGGCGCAGAAGTATGGAATATCAGATGACTACCGATATAGCTGCTGGTGGAAATGCAATAATGAGCTCCTCAGTGAACTAATGGACACCGACCATTTCGACCACTTGGatttatttacttatataaAGGGGAAATATAACAACAATGCAGCattcacaaaatttatagaagacaaaatgaagttaTCTAACGAAATCATCgagaaaaataaggaaaaatggaCCAAGTTGTTGACCGAGCggattaaaaataaaagctataaaaagtga
- a CDS encoding hypothetical protein (encoded by transcript PVX_001105A) → MEKLIPYDTVSYIIFMNNKTKAWSDLIKRNRDKWRNYLSDAIRNYRLGKRGMTTDKERKTPFDEWKLGSKLGSKFSLADSRSKLGYRMSLDDSISKLGSRFSPDDSVSEWGSKFSLADSRSEWGSKFSLADSRSELGSRLSLDDLRSELGSRVSLDDSRSEFGSNFSLADSRSEFGYNFSLDDSRSEEGS, encoded by the coding sequence atggAGAAACTGATTCCATATGACACCGTGTCGTACATCATCTTTATGAACAATAAAACGAAAGCTTGGAGTGATctcataaaaagaaatagagATAAATGGAGAAACTACTTGTCCGACGCTATCAGAAATTACCGTTTAGGGAAACGCGGGATGACAACGGACAAAGAGCGCAAAACGCCATTTGACGAATGGAAATTGGGATCCAAATTAGGATCTAAATTTAGCTTGGCTGATTCAAGATCGAAATTAGGATATAGAATGAGCTTAGACGATTCAATATCCAAATTAGGATCGAGATTTAGCCCTGATGATTCAGTATCTGAATGGGGATCTAAATTTAGCTTGGCTGATTCAAGATCGGAATGGGGATCTAAATTTAGCTTGGCCGATTCAAGATCGGAATTGGGATCTAGATTGAGCTTAGACGATTTAAGATCGGAATTAGGATCTAGAGTGAGCTTAGACGATTCAAGATCGGAATTCGGGTCTAATTTTAGCTTGGCTGATTCAAGATCGGAATTCGGGTATAATTTTAGCTTGGATGATTCCAGATCAGAGGAGGGATCATGA